One region of Micromonospora lupini genomic DNA includes:
- the mmsA gene encoding multiple monosaccharide ABC transporter ATP-binding protein: MNDVPTLLEMRSITKEFPGVKALSDVNLVVRAGEIHAICGENGAGKSTLMKVLSGVYPYGSYDGQIIYQGSESRFSDIRASENAGIVIIHQELALIPGMSIAENIFLGNEPRKHGAIDWKAANRMALDLMARVGLQEDPDTLIKDIGVGKQQLVEIAKAFAKDVKLLILDEPTAALNEADSKHLLDLLRGFRSRGITSIMISHKLNEIEAIADQITILRDGRTVETLDVKADGVDEDRIVRGMVGRELGSRFPDHTPKIGEVFFEVRDWNVRHPISAERQVCKNESFVVRRGEIVGFAGLMGAGRTELAMSIFGRSYGVFESGTIIKDGKEIVLKSVADAIDNGLAYVSEDRKAIGLNLLDDIKSSTVAAKLSKISHRGVLDEVEEYQAAEWYRKELRTKAPTVDESVSKLSGGNQQKVVLAKWMFTDPDLLILDEPTRGIDVGAKYEIYGIIQRLADQGKGVIVISSELPELIGLCDRIYTVFEGAITGEIARADATPENLMKQMTSTKKLASR, encoded by the coding sequence ATGAACGACGTGCCCACCCTCCTTGAGATGCGCTCCATCACCAAGGAGTTTCCCGGAGTCAAGGCCCTCTCCGACGTCAACCTGGTGGTTCGCGCCGGCGAGATCCATGCCATCTGCGGCGAGAATGGTGCGGGCAAGTCCACGCTGATGAAGGTCCTCAGCGGTGTCTACCCGTACGGAAGCTACGACGGCCAGATCATCTACCAGGGGTCGGAGAGCAGGTTCTCCGACATCCGGGCCAGTGAGAACGCCGGAATCGTGATCATCCACCAGGAGCTCGCGCTCATCCCGGGCATGTCGATCGCCGAGAACATCTTCCTCGGCAACGAGCCGCGCAAGCACGGCGCGATCGACTGGAAGGCCGCGAACCGGATGGCGCTGGACCTGATGGCCCGGGTCGGTCTCCAGGAGGACCCGGACACCCTGATCAAGGACATCGGTGTCGGCAAGCAGCAGCTCGTGGAGATCGCCAAGGCGTTCGCCAAGGACGTGAAGCTGCTCATCCTGGACGAGCCGACGGCGGCGCTGAACGAGGCGGACTCCAAGCACCTGCTGGACCTGCTGCGTGGGTTCCGCTCGCGCGGCATCACCTCGATCATGATCTCGCACAAGCTGAACGAGATCGAGGCGATCGCCGACCAGATCACCATCCTGCGCGACGGCCGGACCGTGGAGACCCTCGACGTCAAGGCGGACGGGGTCGACGAGGACCGGATCGTGCGGGGCATGGTCGGACGCGAGCTGGGCAGCCGGTTCCCGGACCACACTCCGAAGATCGGTGAGGTCTTCTTCGAGGTCCGCGACTGGAACGTCCGGCACCCGATCTCCGCCGAGCGCCAGGTCTGCAAGAACGAGAGCTTCGTGGTGCGTCGTGGCGAGATCGTCGGCTTCGCCGGTCTGATGGGCGCCGGCCGCACGGAACTCGCGATGAGCATCTTCGGCCGCTCCTACGGGGTCTTCGAGTCGGGCACGATCATCAAGGACGGCAAGGAGATCGTCCTGAAGTCGGTCGCGGACGCGATCGACAACGGGCTCGCGTACGTCAGCGAGGACCGCAAGGCGATCGGCCTCAACCTGCTCGACGACATCAAGTCGTCGACGGTGGCCGCCAAGCTGTCCAAGATCTCCCACCGCGGCGTCCTGGACGAGGTCGAGGAGTACCAGGCTGCCGAGTGGTACCGCAAGGAGTTGCGGACCAAGGCCCCGACTGTCGACGAGAGCGTCTCCAAGCTCTCCGGCGGCAACCAGCAGAAGGTCGTCCTGGCCAAGTGGATGTTCACCGACCCGGACCTGCTGATCCTCGACGAGCCGACGCGCGGCATCGACGTGGGCGCCAAGTACGAGATCTACGGCATCATCCAGCGGCTCGCCGACCAGGGGAAGGGCGTCATCGTCATCTCCTCGGAGCTCCCTGAGCTGATCGGGCTCTGCGACCGCATCTACACCGTGTTCGAAGGCGCCATCACGGGCGAGATCGCCCGGGCGGACGCCACCCCGGAAAACCTCATGAAGCAGATGACCTCGACGAAGAAGTTGGCCTCCCGATGA
- a CDS encoding PPOX class F420-dependent oxidoreductase, whose product MNLPDDLLALLRAPSTCYVTTLMPDGSPQLTQTWVDTDGTHVLINTVETHQKTRNVRRDPRVAVAISDPDKPGRYHEVRGRVVDRRTEGAAAHIERLAQRYLGGPYPWFGGRDQVRVILVIEADRVRSMG is encoded by the coding sequence GTGAACCTGCCCGACGACCTGCTCGCGCTGCTGCGCGCGCCGAGCACCTGCTACGTGACGACGCTGATGCCGGACGGCTCGCCGCAGCTCACCCAGACGTGGGTGGACACCGACGGCACGCACGTCCTGATCAACACGGTGGAGACCCACCAGAAGACGCGCAACGTCCGGCGGGACCCCCGGGTCGCCGTGGCGATCTCCGACCCGGACAAGCCGGGCCGCTACCACGAGGTGCGGGGTCGGGTGGTCGACAGGCGCACCGAGGGCGCGGCCGCGCACATCGAGCGGCTGGCCCAGCGCTACCTCGGCGGGCCCTACCCCTGGTTCGGCGGCCGCGACCAGGTTCGGGTCATCCTCGTCATCGAGGCCGACCGGGTCCGCTCGATGGGCTGA
- a CDS encoding ABC transporter ATP-binding protein/permease, producing the protein MTTEQTAAPSRTGVAIVADGLGQSVRGGQRILDDISLTVAPGELVAIIGVSGAGKTTLLETLAGVRRPAAGTLAYDGSAAPEAVGFVPQDDIIHRELPLARTLHYAAWLRLPSGTGSAEASRRVAEVLADLRLTERADVPVGRLSGGERKRASIAVELLTRPGVFFLDEPTSGLDPAIAVELLRVLRTLADAGTTVVLTTHQVTDVDRCDRVVVLTRQGRLAYAGTPAAAREFFGLRSLAEVHLRLDEESDPAGWPERFAAYRDADPSDATVDPAAADPPASGNGPGATDHPGGTVGPGGTGRRRVGRLRQWLVLAGRNAEIVARNRLTLAILLGSPLMVLGMFALLFRPGAFDPADPRPTVTVMILFWIAFGGFFFGLTYGLLQICTELPILRRERLAGVRLLPYLLAKVAVLLPLLAVVDLALLGVLRGMDRLPPVNGGDFAALYATLLLSSAAALALGLLCSAAVSDAAQATLMLPMLCFPQVLFVGAILPVPAMAAGGRWLSYAMSNRWAFEGLGHIAGVEGLWRDGGSPLGPPLLQTYGDSFSRPVWVDWLVLGGFVLLFLAATWAVLVRREARRAS; encoded by the coding sequence ATGACGACCGAGCAGACCGCCGCACCATCGCGTACCGGCGTCGCCATCGTGGCCGACGGCCTGGGCCAGAGTGTCCGAGGTGGACAGCGCATCCTGGACGACATCTCGCTGACCGTCGCGCCGGGCGAGCTGGTCGCGATCATCGGGGTCAGCGGCGCCGGCAAGACCACCCTGCTGGAGACGCTGGCCGGCGTCCGCCGACCGGCGGCGGGCACCCTGGCGTACGACGGCAGCGCCGCGCCCGAAGCGGTCGGCTTCGTCCCGCAGGACGACATCATCCACCGCGAGCTACCGCTGGCGCGCACCCTGCACTACGCGGCGTGGCTGCGCCTGCCCTCCGGGACCGGCTCGGCCGAGGCGTCCCGTCGGGTCGCCGAGGTGCTCGCCGACCTGCGGCTCACCGAGCGGGCCGACGTGCCGGTGGGCCGCCTCAGCGGAGGTGAGCGCAAGCGCGCCAGCATCGCCGTCGAGCTGCTGACCCGACCCGGCGTGTTCTTCCTCGACGAGCCCACCTCCGGGCTGGACCCGGCGATCGCCGTGGAGCTGCTCCGGGTGCTGCGTACCCTCGCCGACGCCGGAACCACAGTCGTGCTCACCACCCACCAGGTCACCGACGTGGACCGTTGCGACCGGGTCGTCGTGCTGACCCGCCAGGGCCGGTTGGCGTACGCCGGCACGCCCGCCGCCGCCCGGGAGTTCTTCGGCCTGCGCTCTCTCGCGGAGGTGCACCTGCGGCTCGACGAGGAGTCCGACCCGGCCGGGTGGCCCGAGCGCTTCGCCGCGTACCGCGACGCGGACCCGTCCGACGCCACTGTCGACCCGGCTGCCGCGGACCCGCCCGCCTCGGGGAACGGCCCGGGAGCGACGGACCACCCGGGCGGGACGGTCGGCCCGGGCGGGACTGGTCGGCGGCGGGTCGGTCGGTTGCGCCAGTGGCTGGTCCTGGCCGGGCGCAACGCGGAGATCGTCGCCCGCAACCGGCTGACGCTGGCGATCCTGCTCGGCTCGCCCCTCATGGTGCTCGGCATGTTCGCGCTGCTGTTCCGCCCCGGCGCCTTCGACCCGGCCGACCCCCGCCCGACCGTCACCGTGATGATCCTGTTCTGGATCGCATTCGGCGGCTTCTTCTTCGGGTTGACCTACGGGCTGCTCCAGATCTGCACGGAGTTGCCGATCCTGCGTCGGGAGCGGCTGGCGGGTGTCCGTCTGCTGCCGTACCTGCTGGCGAAGGTCGCGGTGCTGCTGCCGCTGCTCGCCGTGGTGGACCTGGCCCTGCTCGGGGTGCTGCGCGGCATGGACCGGCTGCCCCCGGTCAACGGCGGCGACTTCGCCGCCCTGTACGCGACCCTGCTGCTCTCCTCGGCGGCCGCGCTCGCGCTCGGCCTGCTCTGCTCGGCGGCCGTCTCCGACGCCGCCCAGGCGACGCTCATGCTGCCGATGCTGTGCTTCCCGCAGGTGCTGTTCGTCGGGGCGATCCTGCCGGTGCCGGCCATGGCGGCCGGCGGGCGGTGGCTCAGCTACGCGATGTCGAACCGGTGGGCGTTCGAGGGGTTGGGGCACATCGCAGGCGTGGAAGGGCTGTGGCGCGACGGCGGCTCACCGCTCGGCCCGCCGCTGCTGCAGACGTACGGCGACAGCTTCTCCCGGCCGGTCTGGGTCGACTGGCTGGTGCTCGGCGGGTTCGTGCTGCTCTTCCTCGCCGCGACCTGGGCGGTGCTGGTGCGCCGGGAGGCCCGTCGTGCGTCCTGA